One Brassica napus cultivar Da-Ae chromosome A5, Da-Ae, whole genome shotgun sequence DNA window includes the following coding sequences:
- the LOC125609290 gene encoding protein YIPF5 homolog, producing the protein MTKDFAIPPVVFPSGGSTANPNVQQRRFPAAPFQPPRPSSSAIPFMSFDIGSAAASSAAPAGPFTGTLNSSASFGGGGSSSFEDEEPLLDELGIHPDQIWKKTRSILNPFRINQTVHHDSDLSGPIFLYLALCLFQLLAGKIQFGVILGWIVVSSIFLYAVFNMLAGRNGNLNLHTCTSLVGYCLLPVVILSAVSLFVPQGAGAVRFVVAGVFVLWSTRACSALVVSLADGGEEHRGLISYACFLIYTLFSLLVIF; encoded by the coding sequence ATGACGAAGGACTTCGCGATTCCACCAGTGGTCTTCCCCTCCGGCGGATCCACCGCCAACCCCAACGTCCAGCAACGACGCTTCCCCGCCGCTCCCTTCCAACCTCCCCGCCCCTCCTCCTCCGCGATCCCTTTCATGTCCTTCGACATCGGATCCGCCGCCGCCTCCTCCGCCGCCCCCGCGGGACCGTTCACCGGGACCTTAAACTCATCCGCATCCTTCGGAGGAGGAGGCTCCTCCTCCTTCGAAGACGAGGAGCCGCTCCTCGACGAGCTCGGGATCCACCCCGATCAGATCTGGAAGAAGACCAGATCCATCCTCAACCCGTTCCGGATCAACCAAACCGTCCACCACGACTCGGATCTATCCGGCCCGATCTTCCTCTACCTCGCGCTCTGCCTATTCCAGCTCCTCGCGGGGAAGATCCAGTTCGGGGTGATCCTCGGGTGGATCGTGGTGTCGTCGATCTTCCTCTACGCGGTGTTCAACATGCTCGCGGGGAGGAATGGGAATCTGAATCTGCACACGTGTACGAGTTTGGTTGGGTACTGTTTGCTTCCGGTGGTGATTTTGTCTGCTGTGTCGTTGTTTGTGCCGCAGGGAGCTGGGGCGGTTAGGTTTGTGGTTGCGGGGGTGTTTGTGTTGTGGTCGACGAGGGCGTGCTCGGCGTTGGTTGTGTCTTTGGCTGATGGTGGGGAGGAGCATCGTGGGTTGATCTCTTACGCTTGTTTCTTGATCTATACGctcttctctcttcttgttatattttga
- the LOC125575031 gene encoding uridine nucleosidase 1-like, with product MDSAMEICNGGISNGDVSGLSSKREKLIIDTDPGIDDSMAIMMAFQTPELDILGLTTVFGNVQTQDATRNALLLCEIGGFPDLPVAEGSSEPLKGGIPRVADFVHGKNGLGDVSVPSPCRKKCDKSAAEFLVEKVSQYPGEVTVLALGPLTNLAIAIKRDSSFASKVKKIVILGGAFFSLGNVNPAAEANIYNDPEAADVVFTCGADITVVGINITTQLKLSDDDLLALRESKGKHAKLLSDMCKFYRDWHVKSDGVYGVYLHDPVSFVAVVRPDLFTYKKGVVRVETQGICVGHTLMDQGLKRWNGSNPWVGYSPVSVAWTVDVDGVLEYIKGMLMKP from the exons ATGGATTCTGCTATGGAGATTTGCAACGGTGGGATCTCAAACGGTGACGTTTCGGGTCTATCTTCTAAGCGTGAGAAGCTCATTATCGATACAGACCCAGGCATAG ATGATAGCATGGCGATAATGATGGCGTTTCAAACACCTGAGCTGGATATATTAGGATTGACTACTGTCTTTGGTAATGTCCAAACACAAGACGCTACACGCAACGCCTTGCTCCTC TGTGAGATTGGTGGCTTCCCTGATCTCCCCGTCGCTGAAGGAAGTTCTGAACCCTTGAAG GGTGGGATTCCACGAGTTGCTGATTTCGTGCACGGTAAAAATGGGCTTGGAGACGTATCTGTtccttctccttgtagaaagaAATGTGACAAGAGTGCAGCTGAGTTCTTAGTTGAGAAAGTCTCTCAATACCCCGGTGAAGTCACCGTTCTCGCCCTTGGACCTCTGACCAACTTAGCAATA GCCATTAAACGTGATAGTTCATTTGCGAGTAAGGTGAAGAAGATTGTTATACTTGGTGGAGCTTTCTTCTCTTTAGGGAATGTTAATCCTGCAGCTGAGGCTAAT ATATATAATGACCCGGAAGCAGCTGATGTGGTGTTCACGTGTGGAGCTGATATCACTGTCGTTGGGATAAACATCACAACCCAACTTAAACTATCAG ATGATGATCTCTTAGCCCTGCGTGAGTCCAAGGGGAAACACGCTAAGTTACTAAGCGACATGTGCAAATTCTACAGAGATTGGCATGTCAAATCTGATGGTGTTTATG GAGTGTACCTTCATGACCCGGTCAGCTTTGTGGCTGTAGTACGGCCTGATCTATTCACATACAAGAAAGGTGTTGTTCGTGTGGAGACTCAAGGAATATGTGTTGGCCACACACTCATGGATCAAGGCCTCAAGAG ATGGAATGGGAGCAATCCATGGGTGGGATACTCACCAGTATCAGTGGCGTGGACGGTAGATGTAGATGGAGTTTTGGAATACATCAAAGGCATGCTGATGAAGCCATAA
- the LOC106451127 gene encoding protein ABSCISIC ACID-INSENSITIVE 5 isoform X1, with the protein MVGRETEMMSEREVETSTAQARQNGGAGGGGGENHPFSSLGRQSSIYSLTLDEFQHALCENGKNFGSMNMDEFLVSIWNAEENNNNNHQTAAAASHPVPPNHNGFNNNNNGGTESGVFSGGGGSSGNQGVNKKPGIAKQPSLPRQGSLTLPAPLCRKTVEEVWSEIHRGGGSGGADNSNGRSTSSSNGQNNANNGGGESAARQPTFGEMTLEDFLVKAGVVREHPTNPKPMLNPTPTSVIPASTQQQQLYGVFSGGGDPSFPVGVGDYGKRTGGGGGYQQAPPVQPGVCYGGGGGFGAGGQQMGMVGPLSPVSSDGLGHGQVDNIGGQYGVDMGGLRGRKRVVDGPVEKVVERRQRRMIKNRESAARSRARKQAYTVELEAELNQLKEENAQLKHALGELERKRKQQYFESLKTRAQPKVPKVSGRLRTLMRNPSCPL; encoded by the exons ATGGTGGGCAGAGAAACAGAGATGATGTCTGAACGAGAAGTAGAAACATCGACGGCGCAAGCAAGACAAAATGGAGGAgctggtggaggaggaggagagaatCATCCATTTTCTTCTTTGGGAAGACAATCCTCCATCTACTCATTGACACTCGACGAGTTCCAACACGCTCTCTGCGAGAACGGCAAGAACTTCGGGTCCATGAACATGGACGAGTTCCTCGTCTCTATTTGGAACGCTGAGGAgaataacaacaacaatcacCAAACAGCCGCAGCAGCTTCACATCCCGTTCCACCGAATCATAACggtttcaacaacaacaacaacggtGGAACCGAGAGCGGCGTCtttagtggtggtggtggctccTCAGGTAACCAAGGGGTTAATAAGAAGCCAGGGATAGCTAAGCAGCCGAGTCTTCCACGACAAGGCTCGTTGACACTTCCAGCTCCTCTTTGTAGGAAGACTGTTGAAGAGGTTTGGTCTGAGATACATAGAGGTGGCGGTAGTGGGGGTGCAGACAACAGCAACGGACGTAGTACTAGTAGTAGTAACGGTCAAAACAATGCTAATAACGGCGGTGGTGAGAGTGCAGCTAGGCAACCAACGTTTGGGGAGATGACGCTTGAGGATTTCCTGGTGAAGGCTGGTGTAGTTAGAGAgcaccctactaaccctaaacctatGTTAAACCCGACCCCGACTAGTGTTATACCGGCATCTACTCAGCAGCAACAGCTTTACGGTGTGTTTTCAGGAGGTGGTGATCCTTCTTTCCCGGTGGGTGTAGGTGATTATGGTAAAAggacaggaggaggaggagggtaTCAGCAGGCACCACCGGTTCAGCCAGGTGTTTGTTACGGCGGTGGTGGCGGGTTTGGAGCAGGTGGACAGCAGATGGGGATGGTGGGACCGTTAAGCCCTGTGTCGTCTGATGGGTTAGGACATGGGCAAGTGGATAACATAGGAGGTCAGTATGGAGTTGATATGGGAGGGTTAAGAGGGAGGAAGAGAGTAGTGGATGGTCCGGTGGAGAAAGTAGTGGAGAGAAGGCAGAGGAGGATGATCAAGAACCGTGAGTCTGCTGCCAGGTCTAGAGCAAGAAAGCAG GCATATACGGTGGAGTTGGAAGCAGAACTGAACCAGTTGAAAGAAGAGAACGCTCAGCTAAAACATGCATTG GGAGAGttggagaggaagaggaagcaACAG TATTTTGAAAGTTTGAAGACAAGAGCACAACCTAAAGTGCCAAAAGTGAGCGGGAGATTACGGACATTGATGAGGAACCCTAGTTGCCCTCtctga
- the LOC125609291 gene encoding protein LITTLE ZIPPER 4-like, which translates to MERLNSKLYLQNCFMIKENERLRKKAQILNQENQQLLLELKQKLSKTKNSNGSNQGSNSNLSSSSSASGQS; encoded by the coding sequence ATGGAGAGGCTAAACTCGAAGCTATACCTGCAAAACTGTTTTATGATAAAGGAGAATGAAAGGTTGAGGAAGAAAGCTCAGATTCTGAACCAGGAGAATCAACAGCTTCTCTTGGAGCTCAAACAGAAGCTCTCCAAAACCAAGAACTCTAATGGATCAAATCAAGGAAGCAACAGCAATCTCTCTTCGTCAAGTTCTGCTTCTGGACAATCCTGA
- the LOC125609288 gene encoding uncharacterized protein LOC125609288 — translation MPQVDLEAFVSSVCAGGSDRKIACESTYVDDPDTQPYYNKNSTASPADFPPESYYITKDAQLEWLTDNAFFDRKESQRGSSAHISSNPNSNPSSQRFLLSSKASIIGLPKPQNTCLKEAKQRRNGGKKEKNNIVFLKRVGSRMKSDPSQLEPSSPKVSCTGRVRSRRERSRRMRRQKSVRPEKANRVKKPGLLASFRAIFRSRGGCKDGAHAAPIMARDDIRSRLPVEEVEPVVVPGLGGMNRFASGRRGDLLGGC, via the coding sequence ATGCCCCAAGTCGATCTCGAAGCTTTTGTTTCTTCAGTATGCGCCGGTGGTTCCGACCGGAAGATCGCATGCGAGTCCACCTACGTCGATGACCCGGACACTCAACCTTACTACAACAAAAACTCCACCGCGAGTCCGGCTGATTTTCCACCGGAATCTTATTACATAACCAAAGATGCTCAGCTCGAGTGGCTCACCGACAACGCCTTCTTCGACCGCAAAGAATCACAGAGAGGAAGCTCAGCACACATCAGTTCCAACCCCAACTCGAACCCGAGCTCTCAGCGGTTTCTACTCAGCTCCAAAGCGTCCATCATCGGTTTGCCGAAGCCGCAGAACACTTGTTTAAAGGAGGCGAAGCAGCGGAGAAACGGCGGCAAAAAGGAAAAGAACAACATAGTCTTCTTGAAACGGGTCGGGTCGAGAATGAAGTCGGATCCTTCGCAGCTCGAACCGTCTTCTCCTAAAGTCTCTTGCACCGGTAGGGTGAGGTCCAGACGAGAAAGAAGCCGACGTATGCGCCGTCAGAAATCGGTTCGACCGGAGAAGGCGAACCGGGTCAAGAAACCCGGTTTATTAGCGAGTTTCAGAGCCATCTTCAGGAGCAGAGGTGGCTGCAAAGACGGGGCCCACGCGGCGCCAATTATGGCACGCGACGACATCAGGAGCCGGCTTCCGGTGGAAGAGGTTGAACCGGTTGTGGTGCCCGGTTTGGGTGGGATGAACCGGTTTGCTTCTGGAAGGAGAGGGGATTTGTTGGGTGGATGTTGA
- the LOC125609289 gene encoding uncharacterized protein LOC125609289, with amino-acid sequence MATGSTDSASSRSSGVLYKLLVVFSVCIATSTYQALQPPPPKLCGSPGGPSVTAPRIKLRDGRHLAYKEHGVPRDQAARKIVFVHGSDSCRHDNAFAALLSPDIKEGLGVYMVSFDRPGYGESDADPNRTPKSLALDIEELADQLSLGTKFYIIGYSMGGQATWACLKYIPHRLAGAALVTPVVNYWWKSFPSDISKEAYNLQPRNDQWAVRVAHYAPWLTHWWNSQKWFLGSSVVTRNLGLLSNSDKEILFKIGAAGRPHEGEIRQQGTHETVIRDMIVGFGKWEFDPMELENLFPNKEGSVHLWQGDDDALVPVTLQRYVAKKLPWIHYHEIPGAGHMFPLFPGMVDNIVKTLLTNEEVKN; translated from the exons ATGGCTACTGGATCGACAGACTCCGCCAGCTCCCGCTCCTCAG GTGTTCTCTACAAGCTGTTGGTCGTGTTCTCTGTCTGTATAGCTACTTCCACTTACCAAGCACTCCAACCTCCTCCTCCAAAGCTATGCGGCTCTCCTGGTGGTCCATCTGTCACAGCACCAAGAATTAAACTTAGAGACGGAAGACACTTGGCTTACAAGGAGCACGGTGTTCCCAGAGATCAAGCTGCCCGTAAAATCGTCTTTGTCCATGGATCCGATAGTTGCAGGCACGACAATGCCTTTGCAGCTCTATTGTCACCG GATATTAAGGAGGGACTAGGTGTATATATGGTTTCATTTGATAGACCTGGTTACGGAGAGAGTGATGCTGACCCAAACCGTACTCCCAAAAGCTTGGCTTTGGACATAGAGGAGCTTGCTGATCAGTTGAGTCTAGGGACTAAGTTCTATATAATAGGGTACTCTATGGGTGGACAAGCTACATGGGCATGCCTTAAATACATTCCTCACAG GTTAGCTGGAGCAGCTCTTGTAACTCCAGTGGTGAACTATTGGTGGAAGAGCTTTCCATCAGACATCTCAAAGGAAGCTTATAATCTACAACCGAGAAACGACCAATGGGCGGTTCGTGTTGCACACTATGCTCCTTGGCTTACTCACTGGTGGAACTCTCAGAAGTGGTTTCTTGGGTCAAGTGTTGTGACCAGAAACCTCGGTTTGTTGTCTAACTCTGACAAAGAGATCCTCTTCAAGATTGGTGCTGCAGGGAGGCCACATGAG GGAGAAATAAGGCAGCAAGGAACACATGAGACAGTGATCCGTGACATGATTGTTGGGTTTGGAAAATGGGAGTTCGATCCAATGGAGCTGGAGAACTTGTTCCCTAACAAGGAGGGATCAGTGCACTTGTGGCAGGGAGATGATGACGCTTTAGTACCTGTGACTCTACAACGTTACGTTGCTAAGAAGCTGCCATGGATTCATTACCATGAGATTCCTGGAGCAGGGCATATGTTTCCTCTTTTTCCGGGTATGGTTGATAACATCGTTAAGACGCTCTTAACCAACGAAGAAGTCAAGAACTAA
- the LOC106451127 gene encoding protein ABSCISIC ACID-INSENSITIVE 5 (The RefSeq protein has 5 substitutions, 4 non-frameshifting indels compared to this genomic sequence) — MVSRETEMMSEREVETSTAQARQNGGAGGGGGGENHPFSSLGRQSSIYSLTLDEFQHALCENGKNFGSMNMDEFLVSIWNAEENNNNSHQAAAASHPVPPNHNGFNNNNNGGTESGVFGGGGSSGNQGVNKKPGIAKQPSLPRQGSLTLPAPLCRKTVEEVWSEIHRGGGSGDGDNSNGRSTSSSNGQNNANNGGGESAARQPTFGEMTLEDFLVKAGVVREHPTNPKPMLNPTPTSVIPASTQQQQLYGVFSGGGDPSFPVGVGDYGKRTGGGGGGYQQAPPVQPGVCYGGGGGFGAGGQQMGMVGPLSPVSSDGLGHGQVDNIGGQYGVDMGGLRGRKRVVDGPVEKVVERRQRRMIKNRESAARSRARKQAYTVELEAELNQLKEENAQLKHALGELERKRKQQYFESLKTRAQPKVPKVSGRLRTLMRNPSCPL; from the exons ATGGTGGGCAGAGAAACAGAGATGATGTCTGAACGAGAAGTAGAAACATCGACGGCGCAAGCAAGACAAAATGGAGGAgctggtggaggaggaggagagaatCATCCATTTTCTTCTTTGGGAAGACAATCCTCCATCTACTCATTGACACTCGACGAGTTCCAACACGCTCTCTGCGAGAACGGCAAGAACTTCGGGTCCATGAACATGGACGAGTTCCTCGTCTCTATTTGGAACGCTGAGGAgaataacaacaacaatcacCAAACAGCCGCAGCAGCTTCACATCCCGTTCCACCGAATCATAACggtttcaacaacaacaacaacggtGGAACCGAGAGCGGCGTCtttagtggtggtggtggctccTCAGGTAACCAAGGGGTTAATAAGAAGCCAGGGATAGCTAAGCAGCCGAGTCTTCCACGACAAGGCTCGTTGACACTTCCAGCTCCTCTTTGTAGGAAGACTGTTGAAGAGGTTTGGTCTGAGATACATAGAGGTGGCGGTAGTGGGGGTGCAGACAACAGCAACGGACGTAGTACTAGTAGTAGTAACGGTCAAAACAATGCTAATAACGGCGGTGGTGAGAGTGCAGCTAGGCAACCAACGTTTGGGGAGATGACGCTTGAGGATTTCCTGGTGAAGGCTGGTGTAGTTAGAGAgcaccctactaaccctaaacctatGTTAAACCCGACCCCGACTAGTGTTATACCGGCATCTACTCAGCAGCAACAGCTTTACGGTGTGTTTTCAGGAGGTGGTGATCCTTCTTTCCCGGTGGGTGTAGGTGATTATGGTAAAAggacaggaggaggaggagggtaTCAGCAGGCACCACCGGTTCAGCCAGGTGTTTGTTACGGCGGTGGTGGCGGGTTTGGAGCAGGTGGACAGCAGATGGGGATGGTGGGACCGTTAAGCCCTGTGTCGTCTGATGGGTTAGGACATGGGCAAGTGGATAACATAGGAGGTCAGTATGGAGTTGATATGGGAGGGTTAAGAGGGAGGAAGAGAGTAGTGGATGGTCCGGTGGAGAAAGTAGTGGAGAGAAGGCAGAGGAGGATGATCAAGAACCGTGAGTCTGCTGCCAGGTCTAGAGCAAGAAAGCAG GCATATACGGTGGAGTTGGAAGCAGAACTGAACCAGTTGAAAGAAGAGAACGCTCAGCTAAAACATGCATTG GGAGAGttggagaggaagaggaagcaACAG TATTTTGAAAGTTTGAAGACAAGAGCACAACCTAAAGTGCCAAAAGTGAGCGGGAGATTACGGACATTGATGAGGAACCCTAGTTGCCCTCtctga
- the LOC125609286 gene encoding pentatricopeptide repeat-containing protein At2g36240-like, whose translation MRWNKKNVINLVSNSTHLPAPLSPPPPEIYRLPHPPPKPPNNNTPIPPTLTLSPSPRHSHFLTFLESNLPHHQSLTPKSLTQFLRSHLRHHPLFAHHDFAVFTWASTLDAFRHDHDSFLWMSRSLAATHRFSDLHRLLLFIASNPCPCASGIFSCPKLESLFSSGIDAFCRAGKMDYALLAFETMKRLIDGKISVGVYNTVLNGYVKKKGCDMEKALGFYKRMVKVDACTFNILINGYCRSGEFEMALGVFKEMRERGCEPNVVSFNTIIRGFLGKGKVEEGVRMAYEMIELGCGVSEATCEILVDGLCREGLVDDATRLVMDLTAKRVLPKGFDYGSLVEKLCRDKKVDRAVEMVEEVWKNKGGAPCLIACTTLVEGLRRSGRAEKASEFMEKMIMNVGLVPDSVTFNLLLRDLCDSGRSMDANRLRVLATGKGFEADETTYRVLVSGFSKEGRRKEGEVLVNEMLDKDMLSDIFTYNRLMDGLSTGGKFSKKQVRLD comes from the coding sequence ATGCGGTGGAACAAGAAGAACGTCATCAACCTCGTCTCCAACTCCACACACCTCCCTGCCCCTCTATCCCCGCCGCCACCCGAGATCTACCGCTTACCCCATCCTCCACCCAAACCTCCCAACAACAACACCCCAATCCCTCccactctcactctctctccATCTCCACGTCACTCCCACTTCCTCACCTTCCTCGAATCCAACCTCCCCCACCACCAATCCCTAACCCCCAAATCCCTCACCCAATTCCTCCGATCCCACCTCCGCCACCACCCTCTCTTCGCCCACCACGACTTCGCCGTCTTCACCTGGGCCTCCACCCTCGACGCCTTCCGCCACGACCACGACTCCTTCCTCTGGATGTCGCGTTCCCTCGCCGCCACCCACCGCTTCTCCGATCTCCACCGTCTCCTCCTTTTCATCGCCTCGAACCCCTGCCCTTGCGCATCAGGGATCTTCTCTTGCCCAAAGCTCGAATCTTTATTCAGTTCCGGGATCGACGCCTTCTGCAGAGCTGGGAAGATGGATTACGCTCTGTTAGCGTTTGAGACAATGAAGAGATTGATCGATGGGAAGATAAGCGTTGGAGTTTACAACACTGTGTTGAATGGGTATGTGAAGAAGAAGGGTTGTGATATGGAGAAGGCGTTGGGGTTTTACAAGAGGATGGTGAAGGTCGATGCGTGTACGTTTAATATTCTCATCAACGGTTATTGCAGGAGCGGTGAGTTTGAGATGGCGTTGGGTGTGTTTAAGGAGATGAGGGAGAGAGGTTGTGAGCCTAATGTGGTTAGCTTCAATACTATTATAAGAGGGTTTTTAGGGAAGGGGAAGGTTGAGGAAGGTGTTAGAATGGCTTACGAGATGATTGAGTTAGGTTGTGGAGTCTCTGAAGCTACTTGCGAGATTCTTGTTGATGGGTTGTGTAGAGAAGGTTTGGTTGATGATGCTACAAGGTTGGTGATGGATCTGACGGCGAAGAGGGTTTTACCTAAAGGGTTTGATTATGGGAGTTTAGTTGAGAAGCTTTGTAGAGATAAGAAAGTGGATAGAGcggtggagatggtggaggaGGTGTGGAAGAATAAGGGTGGAGCTCCGTGTTTGATTGCTTGTACTACACTCGTCGAAGGGTTGAGGAGATCAGGGAGAGCGGAGAAAGCTTCAGAGTTTATGGAGAAGATGATTATGAATGTAGGCTTGGTTCCTGATAGTGTGACGTTTAACTTGCTTCTTCGGGATCTCTGTGATTCTGGTCGTTCGATGGATGCAAACAGGTTGAGAGTGTTGGCAACAGGCAAAGGGTTTGAGGCTGATGAGACGACGTACCGTGTTTTGGTTTCGGGGTTCTCGAAAGAAGGGAGAAGGAAGGAAGGAGAGGTTTTGGTGAATGAGATGTTGGATAAAGACATGTTGTCTGATATCTTTACATATAATAGATTGATGGATGGTTTGTCCACAGGTGGAAAATTTTCAAAGAAGCAAGTCCGGTTAGATTAA